One genomic window of Glycine max cultivar Williams 82 chromosome 16, Glycine_max_v4.0, whole genome shotgun sequence includes the following:
- the LOC100792955 gene encoding calcium-dependent mitochondrial ATP-magnesium/phosphate carrier protein 3: MGMKKATMDHVLLASQETKETREVRIRSLFDFFDRENLGFLDYSHIEAGLSALQIPSEYKYAKDLLNACDANKDGRVDFQEFRKYMDDKELELYRIFQAIDVAHNGCILPEELWEALVRAGIKIDDEELARFVERVDKDNNGVITFEEWRDFLLLYPHEATIENIYHYLERICVVDIGEQTVIPAGIGKHIHASRYLIAGGVAGAASRTATAPLDRLKVVLQIQTTQSHIMPAIKDIWKKGGLLGFFRGNGLNVLKVAPESAIRFYSYEMLKSFITRAKGDEAKAANIGAMGRLLAGGIAGAVAQTAIYPMDLVKTRLQTHACKSGRIPSLGTLSKDIWVQEGPRAFYRGLIPSLLGIIPYAGIDLAAYETLKDMSKQYILHDGEPGPLVQLGCGTVSGTLGATCVYPLQVVRTRMQAQRSYKGMADVFRKTLEHEGLRGFYKGIFPNLLKVVPSASITYMVYESMKKSLDLE; the protein is encoded by the exons ATGGGGATGAAGAAGGCGACGATGGATCACGTGCTGCTAGCGTCGCAGGAGACGAAGGAAACACGTGAGGTGCGGATTCGGAGCCTCTTCGATTTCTTCGACAGAGAGAATCTCGGGTTCTTGGACTACTCCCACATTGAAGCGGGTCTCTCGGCGCTTCAGATTCCGTCAGAGTATAAGTACGCCAAAGATTTGTTGAACGCTTGCGATGCCAACAAGGATGGGAGAGTGGATTTCCAGGAGTTCAGGAAGTATATGGACGACAAGGAACTTGAGCTTTATCGCATTTTTCAGGCCATTGATGTTGCGCATAATGGGTGCATTTTGCCCGAGGAGCTTTGGGAGGCGCTTGTGAGAGCAG GAATTAAGATTGATGATGAAGAACTCGCCCGTTTTGTTGAGCGTGTTGATAAGGATAATAATGGTGTTATAACATTTGAAGAATGGAGGGATTTTCTGCTGCTTTACCCTCATGAGGCAACCATTGAGAACATTTACCATTATTTGGAGCGGATATGTGTGGTTGATATAGGGGAACAGACTGTTATTCCAGCAGGTATTGGTAAGCACATTCATGCAAGCAGGTATCTGATTGCAGGAGGAGTAGCAGGTGCAGCGTCACGCACAGCAACTGCACCCCTTGACCGGCTAAAGGTGGTATTGCAAATCCAAACAACACAATCTCATATAATGCCTGCAATTAAAGATATTTGGAAAAAGGGTGGTTTGTTAGGATTTTTTCGAGGCAATGGCTTAAATGTTCTTAAGGTGGCCCCTGAGAGTGCCATTAGATTTTATAGCTATGAGATGCTGAAGAGCTTCATTACGAGAGCCAAAGGGGATGAGGCAAAGGCTGCTAATATTGGAGCTATGGGGCGGCTGCTAGCTGGTGGTATTGCTGGCGCTGTAGCTCAAACTGCAATATATCCCATGGATCTTGTTAAAACAAGACTACAAACCCATGCTTGTAAAAGTGGAAGAATTCCTAGTCTTGGAACCCTTTCAAAAGATATATGGGTTCAGGAAGGACCCCGGGCATTTTATAGGGGATTGATTCCTTCTCTTCTTGGGATTATCCCTTATGCCGGCATAGATCTTGCTGCATATGAAACCTTGAAGGATATGTCCAAGCAGTATATTCTTCATGATGGAg AACCTGGTCCTCTAGTACAATTAGGATGTGGAACTGTATCTGGAACTCTTGGAGCAACATGTGTTTACCCGCTGCAGGTGGTTAGAACAAG AATGCAGGCTCAACGCTCATATAAGGGAATGGCTGATGTATTCAGGAAAACCCTTGAACATGAAGGTTTGAGGGGGTTCTACAAAGGAATATTTCCTAACTTACTCAAAGTTGTACCGTCAGCAAGCATCACCTACATGGTTTATGAGTCTATGAAAAAAAGTTTGGATTTGGAGTGA
- the LOC100306318 gene encoding 40S ribosomal protein S27 — protein sequence MVLQNDIDLLNPPVELEKRKHKLKRLVQSPNSFFMDVKCQGCFNITTVFSHSQTVVVCGNCQTVLCQPTGGRARLTEGCSFRKKGD from the exons ATG GTTCTTCAAAATGATATTGATTTGCTAAATCCTCCGGTTGAGCTTGAGAAGAGGAAACACAAGCTCAAGCGTCTTGTTCAGTCACCAAACTCTTTCTTCATG GATGTTAAGTGCCAGGGTTGCTTCAACAT AACCACTGTCTTTAGCCACTCTCAGACTGTTGTTGTATGCGGAAACTGCCAGACTGTCTTGTGTCAACCAACCGGTGGCCGGGCAAGGCTAACCGAGGGATGCTCCTTTAGGAAGAAGGGAGACTGA